A genomic segment from Anabas testudineus chromosome 6, fAnaTes1.2, whole genome shotgun sequence encodes:
- the usb1 gene encoding U6 snRNA phosphodiesterase isoform X1, producing MLVGYSSSSEEEDREAGDEAAATQNKSVCRKYQEEDDGKNGCPARKKPKIEEPATKPRLPLPGCLLTMFPDEVDPQTEDSSFHGGRIRSFKHERGNWATYVYVPYHPEEEFRELLEELLSAAGACGVGLTPQEEFHLSLSQTVVLRHHWIQPLTQSLRTGLAHCKRFVCSAGTLRVYCNAEKTRTFLGMEVCSGHAQLLELVRVVDRTMTEFRLDTFYKDPSFHVSLAWCVGDMTVQMKECIQELQRLVDEHEEGPFVLRLECVELRCRTGNKTYCFPLKP from the exons ATGTTGGTTGGCTACAGCAGCAGctcggaggaggaggacagggaggCTGGCGATGAGGCGGCGGCGACTCAAAACAAGAGTGTCTGTCGAAAGTATCAAGAGGAAGATGATGGTAAAAATGGCTGCCCAGCGAGGAAGAAACCCAAAATAGAGGAACCGGCTACTAAACCAAG GCTGCCGCTTCCTGGTTGCCTCTTGACCATGTTTCCAGATGAAGTGGACCCTCAGACTGAAGACAGCTCTTTTCATGGTGGACGCATCCGCTCCTTCAAACACGAAAGAGGAAACTGGGCCACCTATGTTTATGTGCCAT ACCACCCAGAGGAAGAGTTCAGGGAGTTGCTTGAGGAACTGCTCTCAGCTGCAGGGGCCTGTGGTGTGGGTTTGACCCCACAGGAGGAGTTCCACCTCAGCTTGTCTCAGACAGTGGTGCTGAGACACCATTGGATCCAGCCCCTTACACAGAGCCTCAGGACAGGCCTAGCACACTgcaagag GTTTGTGTGTTCCGCAGGGACACTGAGGGTTTATTGCAATGCTGAGAAAACCAG GACGTTTTTGGGTATGGAGGTGTGTAGTGGGCATGCTCAATTGTTGGAACTGGTCCGAGTTGTGGACAGGACGATGACGGAGTTTCGCCTGGACACTTTCTACAAG GATCCATCTTTCCATGTGAGTCTAGCCTGGTGTGTTGGAGACATGACAGTACAGATGAAGGAGTGCATTCAGGAGCTGCAG cgCCTGGTTGATGAGCATGAAGAAGGACCATTTGTGCTGAGGTTGGAGTGCGTGGAGTTGCGCTGCAGGACTGGAAACAAGACCTACTGCTTCCCCCTGAAGCCCTGA
- the znf319b gene encoding zinc finger protein 319: protein MDWATPAAKLNPYTRARMTEAWQQHTVAQPPVVHTIPPGAENALGCAVYGIVLQPDATTLQQQQQTQHGQHNQPHSGGQQHGGGGQHSQQQHPAQVQQTSLQVGAEGGHKCGACGHDISHLANPHEHQCMVSQDRSFQCTQCMKIFHQATDLLEHQCVQVEQKPFVCGVCKMGFSLLTSLAQHHTSHNSTNPMKCSICEKTYRPGSSGSTTPNSNNPQQPNGDGASGSSSSSILPFPSARDRPYKCSVCQKGFKHLSELTRHERVHTGEKPFKCDTCDKAFSQSSHLQHHQRTHSNERPFKCAVCEKSFKHRSHLVRHMYVHSGEHLFKCNLCELHFKESSELLHHPCHPQGSRPFRCATCGKGFKRPSDLRQHERTHSEERPFHCDECQMSFKQQYALVRHRRTHKDPTDRPFKCNLCDKGFMQPSHLLYHQHVHGLDNLFKCASCQKEFSQSGELLRHKCGESSNTSPDKPYKCDVCGKGYKKSSTLQRHQNSHCQEKPLKCSLCDRRFLSSSEFVQHRCDPSREKPLKCPDCEKRFKYSSDLNRHRRVHTGEKPYKCGHCNKGFKQREHLTKHQSTHSREGQFKCVWCGERFSDLGSLQDHTVQHTADGGGYPVPQCI, encoded by the exons ATGGA TTGGGCCACACCAGCTGCCAAATTGAATCCCTACACCCGAGCCCGTATGACAGAGGCATGGCAGCAGCATACTGTCGCTCAGCCTCCTGTCGTCCACACCATCCCTCCTGGAGCTGAAAATGCGTTGGGCTGTGCTGTGTATGGTATCGTACTGCAGCCAGATGCTACAACtctacagcagcaacaacaaacgCAGCACGGACAGCACAACCAGCCGCACAGCGGGGGTCAGCAGCATGGTGGAGGTGGGCAGCACAGTCAGCAACAGCATCCCGCCCAGGTCCAGCAGACTTCCCTGCAGGTCGGGGCAGAGGGAGGACATAAGTGTGGCGCCTGTGGACATGATATCTCCCACTTAGCCAACCCACATGAGCACCAGTGCATGGTGAGTCAGGACAGGTCATTCCAGTGTACTCAGTGTATGAAGATTTTCCACCAGGCAACGGACTTATTAGAACACCAATGTGTTCAGGTGGAGCAGAAGCCATTCGTGTGTGGGGTATGTAAGATGGGCTTCTCACTTCTCACCTCTTTAGCCCAGCACCACACATCACATAACAGCACCAACCCAATGAAATGTTCAATATGTGAAAAGACCTACCGACCTGGGTCGTCTGGCAGCACCACACCAAACTCAAACAACCCTCAACAGCCCAACGGTGATGGGGcatcaggcagcagcagctcgtcCATTCTACCTTTTCCTTCAGCCCGAGACAGGCCGTACAAATGCTCTGTGTGCCAGAAAGGCTTCAAACACCTGTCAGAACTCACGCGGCATGAGAGGGTGCATACAGGAGAGAAACCCTTCAAATGTGACACATGTGACAAGGCCTTCAGCCAGTCTTCTCACCTACAGCACCATCAGCGAACGCACAGCAATGAACGCCCATTCAAGTGTGCCGTTTGTGAAAAGAGTTTTAAGCACCGCTCCCACCTCGTGCGCCACATGTACGTGCACTCTGGTGAGCACTTGTTCAAATGCAACTTATGTGAGCTGCACTTCAAGGAGTCGTCCGAGCTCCTTCACCACCCTTGCCATCCACAGGGTTCCCGCCCGTTTCGCTGCGCCACGTGTGGTAAGGGTTTCAAGCGGCCGTCTGACCTTCGCCAGCACGAGCGCACACACTCTGAGGAGCGTCCCTTCCACTGTGACGAATGTCAGATGAGCTTCAAGCAGCAGTATGCACTGGTGCgccacagacgcacacacaaagACCCTACTGACCGGCCGTTCAAATGCAATCTGTGTGACAAGGGCTTCATGCAGCCCTCTCACCTCCTCTACCACCAGCACGTCCATGGCTTGGACAACTTGTTCAAGTGCGCCTCATGCCAGAAGGAGTTCAGCCAGTCAGGAGAGCTGCTCAGACACAAGTGCGGCGAGTCCTCCAACACGTCACCAGACAAGCCGTACAAGTGTGATGTTTGCGGCAAGGGCTACAAGAAGAGTTCCACGTTACAGCGCCATCAAAACTCTCACTGCCAAGAGAAGCCCCTTAAGTGCTCGCTGTGCGACCGTCGCTTCCTGTCCTCCTCGGAATTTGTCCAGCACCGCTGCGACCCGTCGCGAGAAAAGCCGCTGAAGTGCCCAGACTGTGAGAAACGTTTCAAATACTCATCAGACCTGAACCGACACAGACGTGTACACACAGGGGAGAAACCGTACAAATGTGGCCACTGCAACAAGGGCTTCAAACAGCGCGAGCACCTCACCAAACACCAGAGCACACACTCCAGAGAGGGCCAGTTCAAGTGTGTTTGGTGTGGGGAGCGTTTCAGTGACTTGGGCTCTTTGCAGGACCATACAGTGCAGCACACGGCTGATGGAGGAGGTTACCCTGTTCCTCAGTGTATATAA
- the usb1 gene encoding U6 snRNA phosphodiesterase isoform X2, translated as MFPDEVDPQTEDSSFHGGRIRSFKHERGNWATYVYVPYHPEEEFRELLEELLSAAGACGVGLTPQEEFHLSLSQTVVLRHHWIQPLTQSLRTGLAHCKRFVCSAGTLRVYCNAEKTRTFLGMEVCSGHAQLLELVRVVDRTMTEFRLDTFYKDPSFHVSLAWCVGDMTVQMKECIQELQRLVDEHEEGPFVLRLECVELRCRTGNKTYCFPLKP; from the exons ATGTTTCCAGATGAAGTGGACCCTCAGACTGAAGACAGCTCTTTTCATGGTGGACGCATCCGCTCCTTCAAACACGAAAGAGGAAACTGGGCCACCTATGTTTATGTGCCAT ACCACCCAGAGGAAGAGTTCAGGGAGTTGCTTGAGGAACTGCTCTCAGCTGCAGGGGCCTGTGGTGTGGGTTTGACCCCACAGGAGGAGTTCCACCTCAGCTTGTCTCAGACAGTGGTGCTGAGACACCATTGGATCCAGCCCCTTACACAGAGCCTCAGGACAGGCCTAGCACACTgcaagag GTTTGTGTGTTCCGCAGGGACACTGAGGGTTTATTGCAATGCTGAGAAAACCAG GACGTTTTTGGGTATGGAGGTGTGTAGTGGGCATGCTCAATTGTTGGAACTGGTCCGAGTTGTGGACAGGACGATGACGGAGTTTCGCCTGGACACTTTCTACAAG GATCCATCTTTCCATGTGAGTCTAGCCTGGTGTGTTGGAGACATGACAGTACAGATGAAGGAGTGCATTCAGGAGCTGCAG cgCCTGGTTGATGAGCATGAAGAAGGACCATTTGTGCTGAGGTTGGAGTGCGTGGAGTTGCGCTGCAGGACTGGAAACAAGACCTACTGCTTCCCCCTGAAGCCCTGA